A part of Candidatus Methylomirabilota bacterium genomic DNA contains:
- a CDS encoding class I SAM-dependent methyltransferase, whose translation MTPGRPNVVKQQVAAHWDRRALRFDDDFGHSIRTPAERAAWDRILDLVLGGRSVLHALDAGCGTGFLAFELAARGHHVTGVDFAPAMLAEARRKTAERGVSIRFEEADAERLPFMAGSFDLAISRHLLWTLQHPEAAIDEWIRVLRPGGRLVVVDGQFDAGAAPPSSENARTSPEYAAVGDQLPFLGGRAREEIETLLKAHGLVNVSSDPLHDLVAAQEQRMAEEGRERRTRRRYAVWGDVAR comes from the coding sequence GTGACGCCCGGCCGACCTAACGTCGTCAAGCAGCAGGTCGCGGCCCATTGGGATCGGCGGGCGCTACGCTTCGACGACGACTTTGGCCACAGCATCCGCACGCCCGCCGAGCGCGCCGCCTGGGACCGCATCCTCGATCTCGTCCTCGGAGGCCGAAGCGTACTCCACGCGCTCGATGCGGGCTGCGGCACCGGCTTCCTCGCCTTCGAGCTCGCGGCCCGCGGTCATCACGTCACCGGCGTCGATTTCGCGCCCGCGATGCTCGCCGAGGCGCGGCGCAAGACGGCCGAGCGCGGTGTCTCGATCCGGTTCGAGGAGGCCGACGCCGAGCGACTCCCGTTCATGGCCGGCAGCTTCGACCTCGCGATCAGCCGCCATCTGCTCTGGACGCTCCAGCACCCGGAGGCGGCGATTGACGAGTGGATCCGAGTGCTCCGGCCGGGAGGGCGCCTTGTCGTCGTGGATGGACAGTTCGACGCTGGCGCGGCGCCACCGTCGTCGGAGAATGCCCGCACGAGCCCGGAGTACGCGGCGGTCGGCGACCAGCTCCCATTCCTGGGGGGCCGGGCGCGGGAGGAGATCGAGACGCTGCTGAAGGCGCATGGTCTCGTGAACGTGAGCAGCGATCCCCTGCACGATCTCGTGGCGGCCCAGGAGCAGCGAATGGCCGAGGAAGGGCGGGAGCGGCGTACGCGCCGGCGCTACGCCGTCTGGGGCGACGTCGCGCGCTGA
- a CDS encoding CBS domain-containing protein, which produces MTARDLMTPDPITIAPDASISDAWDLMSEHDIRHVPVVQDGALVGMLSSRDLPLSDILRLLSVEGAVALNREMAKPVSKIMSRDVISVVPDARASDLVRLLLEHKVGAIPVVGASTGKLLGIVSYIDVLRALQDRLDAE; this is translated from the coding sequence ATGACCGCACGTGACTTGATGACGCCGGATCCGATCACGATCGCGCCCGACGCGAGCATCTCCGATGCGTGGGACCTCATGAGCGAGCACGACATCCGACACGTCCCGGTGGTCCAGGACGGCGCCCTCGTCGGGATGCTGAGCAGCCGAGATCTCCCCCTCTCGGATATCCTCCGCCTGCTCTCGGTCGAGGGGGCCGTCGCGCTCAACCGGGAGATGGCGAAGCCCGTCAGCAAGATCATGAGTCGGGACGTCATCTCTGTCGTACCCGACGCCAGGGCGAGCGACCTTGTGCGGCTCTTGCTCGAGCACAAGGTCGGCGCGATCCCCGTCGTCGGGGCGAGCACCGGGAAACTGCTGGGAATCGTCAGCTACATCGACGTCTTACGGGCGCTCCAGGACCGGCTCGACGCGGAGTGA